AACCAAAACTTCGCTCATTGTCATATACGTCACAAGATCTACAAATAATACAACGCCTCGCGTCTTAATTGCACAAAAATGGATCCAGGCGTGAGTTCAAGTCTTCGGAGATTTTTCTCCATGCGCCGGTTCTGGCCGGGTAACCCGAAAACTGATGCAGTGAttgcgcagtggtgagagcactcgcctcccaccaatgtggcccgggtttgATTTCCAGATCCGGCGTCGTACGTGGATTGAGTTTATTgcttctctactctgcacctagaggttttctccgggtactccggtttcccctctccttaaaaaccagcatttgacttgatttgtgttaattgttaatttcagcttacagtgtccccaattagtgctccagcgctagaacgattAGACACTTAAAAAacgttcctttccttttttcttttaccccCGGTCCGCGGACCCCCACTACGGACTGGATCCACAGACTATCTACGGACCGGCCCACCGAGTATCCCTACAGACCACCCCCCAAAAtagaattaaaaaacaaagataaagATATCACTTACTGCTTCTCCAATAGATCACTCGTGTCGGCGAAATTTCGAGCGTTACGCTGAGAAAAATGTAATAGACCTGGGTTCAGTCTCAGGCGCAAGTTTATCATTGTACATTGCCATTTCCTTTGCTGTGGCTATAAGTGTGCATGAATGACGGGGAAAACTCTGGGAAGCCTCGAAATCTGTGCTGCTTTGAGTGCATTTTATCCGCCATTTTGCTCGGCTTATTCTCCCGCGGGTTCGTGAACTCGTCCCAGGCTTCACATTGCTTAGCGGAATTTCAAATATAAACAAGTTAGAAGGACCTAAAATTGTGTCTTTTCCAGCCCGATTAAGCCACAAACAGAAGATAAGAACCTTCCTCCTTTTTGCCATCGGTGTCTTGTAACCGGAAACAGCTGTTTAATTTAGACATTGTTTTGCGGGTTTTAATACgtttttcattcacattttcTCAGCGTAACGGTCGAAATTTCGCCGACACCAGTGATCTATTAGAGAAGCAGAAGTGATATCTTtagctttgttttttattctGTTTTGAGGATGGCCCGTAGGGGGGTCAGTAGTGGTAGGCTACAGGAAAACCGAAGAATGGTAAATGTGTCGGTGGATATATTCGTGGGTAattttccatattttgttcTTGGGTAGTTTCAGGACCTTATTTGACTTTCTTCACAGCTGTGGCTGGCATACATGAATTCACTTTTGCTTTCGTTAACTACACCCCTCTGTACCACATCCAGTGAAACCCAGACCCAGTGGATTTTTTCCCTTCACCCAGTGAAAATTTACCCTCCCTACCTGGTGAAATTCGTAATTTTTCCTGGCCAGTTAGTGGCTTCCTCGGGGCGACTTTTACATACCCAGTGTATATCATTTGTGTGTGTTTGAAAGAATTCTTATGATAACAATCTCCTGGACATGCTAAACCCTCAATGGGTGCCCTGTGGATGCGAGCGCGCATGTGCACCACAAGTAGAGTTCGGAGAAGTTCGCAGCGGCTGTGTGACAAACGTGCAGTCGTATCgtatgttcttctgttcattcCTTCGAATGTTTCGGTTCAGCCGCCGAGGTAAGagttgtgttgttttgttactTTCATTCTTTGCTGTTATTCGTGGTTGGTTTggttttatttctgtttttacGGGTACACAAGGCTTACATGTTGTAAACAACTAAAATTTAGTATGAAACGTGTTGACAAGAgtgaaatttccaccgtgaagagataacaaaACTGAGTTTTCGAGCAttaacccttcgtcagagtCGTATTGTGAAGTCTATTGTCTAATTCAGTGTAGCCTCAATGTCTCCTGTTTCAAGTTTTAGCTTTCGTAATTTCTGTTTTGAACACGTGCAATTGTTGCTTACGTCATCGGCGAGCTCCACAATCTTATTGACGCACGCCGATGATgaaatgaagccattgaaatgcatttcTGTAAGCTTTCGATGGGTTTgaggaaactaaaatttggtaaatAGTGTCAATGTCATAAAACAGCTGGATCATGCTTGCGTCCATGAAGTTGTGGATGTACTCAGGAAGTTACAGAGCACTCGATTAGCAAGAATCGCTCTCGGATGTCACGTCAAGCAGTGAAAAGTTCCGGAAATgcaactttttcataaaaaggTGAATTCTGATAGCAGAAGAGAACCCAGAAACTAGGGTCACGCCTATTTTTCGCttaaacaaagtgaaaagatGGTACCTTTCTATTACGCACTTTCTTTGTTATGAAGTGAATATGAAAAAACcctatctgttttttttttctttttttcaaggtaggtgaggatttttcatatttttcacaTTGGTCTAAAAGTCATCTCACATTCACAGTGCCGACTATTTTCGTATTTTGCAATTTCTAGAAGAAGGCGTTAACGCCGGGAAAATGTCTACCTTTTTCGTGGAAAGAAGCGGTGCCATTAAAAGCATAAAAAACCTACCATTTTTGCGCTTTGAAATTAAGcttggtttccatataatcgctcCCGTGGCTACTGTCGTCGCTGTCGTCGAAAAACGTGTTTTGacgcaaaaatattttttgagcGATGCTAGCGATACggtgtttccatatgatcgctgCTGTCGCTCGATTTCTTTAAAACTAGGGAAGGGGAGATCTTGGCGCGATTACTAACTTTTGAGCGCGAATTTGgcgctattttcaaaatgccggCAGATGCGAACGAACGACTTCGCAGACTTCAACTTCAAACAGGCGTTATGCTTGTCCTCATGGCAATACAGCACAGGAGAAAAAGACAGCAGATAGTTAGGAAACATCGATTTTGGGTACGCGAGATTTTTAAAAACAGGCCGCGATTTGGGACTTTTCATACGCTCGTACAAGAGCTTAGACTCCACGACCGAGAGTTCTTTTATAGGTAAAACAAGTTAAGATGCTCGTAAAgtgatgttttaaaaaaattcagagcTTCTAACTTACACATTAAAAGAACAAGTATATCACGTTTTTGTTAGCATATGTTAATGCCTCGAGCACTTCCCGCCAATTTCGCTTCGTAGGTTCACCAGGATGTCTCCAGAAAGATTCGAGCACCTGCTTGCCTTGGTTGGACCTCTTTCTTCCTGTTTCCGGAACTCCATGGCCGGCTTGTAATTGcaacttttctctttttccatTCAACGACCTCTGCTGACTCGGTCGTCTTTTTATCAACTCCTGATTCTGTGCTGGTTTCTTCAGGAGTTTCAGAGCCGGCTTGGGTTTGATTGTTTGTATCACCTTGCTCGTTGTCATCTTCGTCGCTGTCAACCTCGACTGGATTCACCGACATATTTGACACAGTTGGTCTGTGGCTTATGTATTGTTGAAGCCAGTGAAGGCCTGCAAAATCTTTGGCTACGGGAACAGCATCCCTGCCAGATCCCGAAGGAATCGACTGAAGTTTCTTCAGATACCTCCCGTAACCATTCCtgatgtttttaatttttttctccgcATCAGCGGCACTCATGTCAAATTTTTCGCCGATCTTCGCCCAGCAGTTCATCTTAATTTACTTGTCTTTATAACTTTTACTGTACTTAATGTAAATACAGTCGTATTTTTGCACTTCTTCCATGAAGAAAACCACCTTGAGTTCTCCACTGGACGCCATTTTGAAGAATGTGCCAGAAAGTGACGAGTTGCACTACCGGATGTTTTCACTGTGTGAAATGTACTCTGGGAAGCATTTTTGTCGCTACCGTCGTTACTAAAATTTTTCAGTGGTTCCCATTAACAAAATAAACCGTCGCTGCTGTCGCCGAGATAGAAATTGTTCTATCTCAGCGACGCTCGTCGCCGCTGTCGTACTTGTCGCTACTATCGCTGAGGAGTGTGTTTCCATATATCGCCACCGTCGCTGAAACACGTTTTTCGACGACAGCGGCGATAGTAGCGACGGgagcgattatatggaaaccgGGCTTTACAAAACAACCCTGCCGGGATTGACAGATGTCAACACTTTGGCTCCAATGTACACGTTGCCTACTCCCAGTGGTTTTCAGTGAGAGACACTTTTCAATTTATAGCAGCATATGGCTGAACATTTGAAACACATTTCATCAATTCAAATCGCTTAAGATCCACGATAATATGAAAACaatgcgaaaaaaattattaaggATTGGTAGGAAGGATTTTTCGGAGAGAAACGTGGGGACCCATCGCTACTCGAATAGGTTTTCATTGACACCTGCTTAGTTACTAAAACATGGAGCGAActacaaccacctcaaaaacatctacaaccacTCACAAACAATCAAGTACCATGTTAAACAAGCCATAAAGGCCTAAAAATAGCGAGATGACAAAATGTCAGGTACATGAAATAGGAGAATTGAAGAAAGCCTCCTCCTCCCCCTAGAATGTTACCCTACATGGCCCCTGTGTATAATCAACCACAGGCTTAAGTGACGAAATTACTTTTAGTTTTGTACTCTCTCAGTGGTAAACACTAAAGAGCTTTACGTAAGTCATATCGAAGGCCTGACGTAAGCTTGCGGCATGCGCCAAAAAACAGCGCTAAAATCGTAAGAAGAACCTGGCAACGGAACGattttcacaaatttctcGAATTCCGAGAGCAAAACGTGAGCAACCTTCAAAAAACTGCATGCACGATGGCGTTCGTCTTTAAAGTGCAACTaacccccaattttttttttcgctaaaataCATTTCCTTGTTCCCCTGATCATTATTGCGAAAAAATTATCACGATTGATAAAATCCCGCGATTTCTACGAGCGTTTAAAGTTCGAATTTCGTGTCCCACGACCGCGCAAATGGAGATCTGGGTCGGGAaaattgatgacgtcacgcCGGGAACCACCAGAGAGAGACTTTCCTGTTCGCTTTGTTAAGTGTGAAAACGTTTTAGAGAATTTGTCTTTCTACACTTCTTCCTTGGCGCTTAAATTTCTCCACAAAGAAATATGTCTTGTAGCGATACAAGTTCTGAGTGTAGCTACGACTCGGAAGATTCTGAGATTTGTTTTACTCGAGATTACGACGTGGAGGTGTATGAGGTCGAAGACGGGTTCGAGTCGGCAAATGACACACAGCAATGAAAGCCAGTCGAAGA
This sequence is a window from Acropora palmata chromosome 6, jaAcrPala1.3, whole genome shotgun sequence. Protein-coding genes within it:
- the LOC141884378 gene encoding uncharacterized protein LOC141884378, producing the protein MNCWAKIGEKFDMSAADAEKKIKNIRNGYGRYLKKLQSIPSGSGRDAVPVAKDFAGLHWLQQYISHRPTVSNMSVNPVEVDSDEDDNEQGDTNNQTQAGSETPEETSTESGVDKKTTESAEVVEWKKRKVAITSRPWSSGNRKKEVQPRQAGARIFLETSW